In one window of Accipiter gentilis chromosome 28, bAccGen1.1, whole genome shotgun sequence DNA:
- the ZNF703 gene encoding zinc finger protein 703 has translation MSGAPGGPRPRTPPSRGAAGAPSPRPPPADPLRQASRLPIRVLKMLSAHGGHLLHPEYLQPLSSTPVSPIELDAKKSPLALLAQTCSQIGKPDPPPSSKLNAVAAAGLPTAEKEPTARPAALKPPGSGDSPPEDKSSFKPYSKGGGEPRKEGGADKAGFRVPSAACPPFPPHAATAAAAASPGGSRGASPQHADPKGVEEKKEPEAGKPSPEGTGGGLGRGAAEPGAHGEPPSGRKSEPPALPPSGHVAPVSPYKPGHSVFPLPPSSIGYHGSIVGAYAGYPSQFVPGLDPTKPGLVGSQLPGALGLPGKPPSSSPLTGASPPSFMQGLCRDPYCLSYHSASHLGSSNCSSCVHDPGSLKSGYPLVYPTHPLHSVHTTLSSSGTPSLPGHPLYTYGFMLQNDPLPHICNWVSASGPCDKRFATSEELLTHLRTHTALPGAEKLLAGYPTSGLGSAASCHLHLPPAAPGSPNTLPASLSLRSPHTLGLNRYHPYGKSHLPTAGALPVPSLPAAGPYYSPYALYGQRLTSASALGYQ, from the exons aTGAGCGGTGCCCCCGGCGGGCCCCGGCCGAGGACCCCGCCGAGCCGCGGAGCCGCGGGCGCCCCgtcgccccggccgccccccgccgacCCGCTGCGCCAGGCCAGCCGGCTGCCCATCCGCGTCCTGAAGATGCTCAGCGCCCACGGCGGCCACCTCCTGCACCCCGAGTACCTCCAGCCGCTCTCCTCCACGCCCGTCAGCCCCATCGAG CTGGACGCCAAGAAGAGCCCGCTGGCGCTGCTGGCCCAGACCTGCTCGCAGATCGGCAAACCGGACCCGCCGCCCTCCTCCAAGCTGAACGCCGtggccgccgccgggctgcccACCGCCGAGAAGGAgcccaccgcccgccccgccgccctgaAACCACCGGGCAGCGGGGATTCGCCGCCGGAGGACAAGTCCAGCTTCAAGCCCTACTCGAAGGGCGGCGGGGAGCCACGCAAGGAGGGAGGAGCGGACAAGGCCGGTTTTCGGGTGCCCAGCGCCGCTTGCCCGCCGTTTCCCCCGcacgccgccaccgccgccgccgccgcctcgcccggCGGTTCCCGCGGCGCTTCGCCGCAGCACGCCGACCCCAAGGGTGTCGAGGAGAAGAAGGAGCCCGAAGCGGGCAAGCCCAGCCCCGAGGGGACGGGCGGGGGGctggggcgcggggcggcggagCCCGGGGCGCACGGCGAGCCCCCTTCGGGTCGCAAGTCGGAGCCCCCCGCCCTGCCGCCCTCCGGCCATGTGGCCCCCGTCTCGCCCTACAAGCCGGGCCATTCCGTCTTCCCCCTGCCGCCCTCCAGCATCGGCTACCACGGCTCCATCGTCGGCGCCTACGCCGGCTACCCCTCCCAGTTCGTGCCCGGGCTGGACCCCACCAAGCCGGGCCTGGTGGGCAGCCAGCTGCCGGGGGCGCTGGGGCTGCCGGGCAAGCCGCCCAGCTCCAGCCCGCTCACCGGGGCCTCGCCGCCCTCCTTCATGCAGGGATTATGCCGGGACCCGTATTGCCTGAGCTACCACAGCGCCTCGCACCTGGGCTCCAGCAACTGCTCCAGCTGCGTGCACGACCCCGGCAGCCTGAAGAGCGGATACCCCTTGGTGTACCCCACGCACCCGCTGCACTCGGTGCATACCACGCTCTCCTCCAGCggcacccccagcctgcccggCCACCCCCTCTACACCTACGGCTTCATGCTGCAGAACGACCCCCTGCCCCACATATGCAACTGGGTGTCTGCCAGCGGACCCTGCGACAAGAGGTTTGCCACCTCGGAGGAGCTGCTCACCCACCTACGGACCCACACGGCCCTGCCGGGGGCGGAAAAACTCTTGGCGGGTTACCCTACCTCCGGGCTGGGCTCCGCAGCCTCCTGCCACCTCCACCTcccgcccgcagcccccgggagcCCCAACACGTTACCCGCCTCCCTCTCCTTGAGGAGCCCACACACTTTGGGACTAAACAGGTACCACCCCTACGGCAAGAGCCATTTGCCCACAGCCGGCGCCCTGCCGGTGCCCTCCTTGCCGGCCGCCGGACCTTACTACTCTCCATACGCGCTCTACGGCCAAAGACTAACTTCAGCTTCTGCACTGGGATATCAGTAA